One genomic region from Candidatus Omnitrophota bacterium encodes:
- the plsY gene encoding glycerol-3-phosphate 1-O-acyltransferase PlsY: MSSIIAIAASVALSYILGAFPTSYIITKIFAGVDIRQVGSGNAGATNVLRSAGKIPAVITLIIDISKGLAAVTLVAGYSYSFGVDLDYDFYRSLLGFIAICGHIWPVTLKFRGGKGVATTLGVAIGLAPLILLPSLIIWIVVFSVSNYVSLASIIALISFPIIACIFKVSFYIIVFSVATCLLSVYKHKDNLRRLLRGEENKTILFKPK, translated from the coding sequence ATGAGCTCTATTATAGCTATAGCTGCATCGGTAGCGCTGTCGTACATTCTCGGAGCATTTCCGACGAGCTATATAATAACAAAGATATTCGCAGGGGTCGATATACGGCAGGTCGGCTCCGGGAACGCCGGCGCAACTAATGTCCTGCGTTCCGCCGGCAAGATCCCAGCCGTTATAACACTGATAATAGATATATCTAAAGGCCTGGCGGCAGTGACGCTGGTTGCAGGTTATTCCTACTCGTTCGGAGTCGATCTCGACTACGATTTCTACAGGTCTCTCCTCGGGTTTATCGCGATATGCGGTCACATCTGGCCTGTTACTCTGAAATTCCGCGGAGGGAAGGGGGTTGCCACTACCCTGGGAGTCGCGATAGGGCTGGCTCCGTTAATACTGCTTCCCTCGCTGATCATCTGGATCGTAGTCTTTTCTGTCTCTAATTACGTTTCTCTGGCGTCCATAATTGCGCTCATCTCCTTTCCTATAATAGCGTGCATATTTAAGGTATCCTTTTATATAATAGTATTCAGCGTAGCCACATGTCTTTTGAGCGTGTATAAACATAAAGACAATCTACGAAGGCTGCTAAGAGGGGAGGAGAATAAGACCATATTATTTAAGCCTAAGTAG